One stretch of Hevea brasiliensis isolate MT/VB/25A 57/8 chromosome 12, ASM3005281v1, whole genome shotgun sequence DNA includes these proteins:
- the LOC110636845 gene encoding MADS-box transcription factor 23-like isoform X2, whose amino-acid sequence MGRGKIVIRRIDNSTSRQVTFSKRRNGLLKKAKELAILCDAEVGVIIFSSTGKLYDFASTSMKSVIERYNKSKEEQHQMGSPMSEVKFWQREAAMLRQQLQNLQGNHRQMMGEELSGLSIKELQNLESRLEMSLRGVRTKKDQILMDEIQELNRKGNLIHQENVELYKKAYGAGNINGVNRDYLRTNGLGIVEESNVPVHLQLSQPQQQNYDTQARATKLGLQLH is encoded by the exons ATGGGGAGAGGGAAGATAGTGATAAGGAGGATAGACAATTCGACGAGCAGGCAAGTGACGTTCTCGAAGAGAAGAAATGGACTCTTGAAGAAGGCTAAGGAGCTTGCGATCCTGTGTGACGCGGAAGTTGGAGTCATAATCTTCTCTAGCACTGGCAAGCTCTACGATTTCGCCAGCACCAG CAtgaaatcagtaattgaaagatACAACAAATCAAAAGAGGAACAACATCAGATGGGAAGCCCAATGTCCGAAGTGAAG TTCTGGCAGAGGGAGGCAGCTATGTTGAGGCAACAACTGCAAAACTTACAAGGAAATCATCG GCAAATGATGGGTGAAGAACTCTCTGGCTTGAGCATAAAGGAGTTACAAAATTTGGAAAGTCGACTGGAAATGAGTCTCCGGGGTGTTCGTACGAAAAAG GACCAAATCTTAATGGATGAAATTCAGGAACTAAACAGAAAG GGAAACCTCATTCACCAAGAAAATGTGGAGCTCTATAAGAAG GCTTATGGAGCAGGGAACATAAATGGAGTAAACAGAGATTACCTTAGAACTAATGGGCTGGGTATCGTAGAGGAATCAAATGTGCCTGTCCATCTTCAGCTAAGTCAGCCACAGCAACAGAACTATGATACACAAGCAAGAGCTACAAAATTAGG ACTACAATTGCATTAG
- the LOC110636845 gene encoding MADS-box transcription factor 23-like isoform X1, which translates to MGRGKIVIRRIDNSTSRQVTFSKRRNGLLKKAKELAILCDAEVGVIIFSSTGKLYDFASTSMKSVIERYNKSKEEQHQMGSPMSEVKFWQREAAMLRQQLQNLQGNHRQMMGEELSGLSIKELQNLESRLEMSLRGVRTKKDQILMDEIQELNRKGNLIHQENVELYKKAYGAGNINGVNRDYLRTNGLGIVEESNVPVHLQLSQPQQQNYDTQARATKLGRLQLH; encoded by the exons ATGGGGAGAGGGAAGATAGTGATAAGGAGGATAGACAATTCGACGAGCAGGCAAGTGACGTTCTCGAAGAGAAGAAATGGACTCTTGAAGAAGGCTAAGGAGCTTGCGATCCTGTGTGACGCGGAAGTTGGAGTCATAATCTTCTCTAGCACTGGCAAGCTCTACGATTTCGCCAGCACCAG CAtgaaatcagtaattgaaagatACAACAAATCAAAAGAGGAACAACATCAGATGGGAAGCCCAATGTCCGAAGTGAAG TTCTGGCAGAGGGAGGCAGCTATGTTGAGGCAACAACTGCAAAACTTACAAGGAAATCATCG GCAAATGATGGGTGAAGAACTCTCTGGCTTGAGCATAAAGGAGTTACAAAATTTGGAAAGTCGACTGGAAATGAGTCTCCGGGGTGTTCGTACGAAAAAG GACCAAATCTTAATGGATGAAATTCAGGAACTAAACAGAAAG GGAAACCTCATTCACCAAGAAAATGTGGAGCTCTATAAGAAG GCTTATGGAGCAGGGAACATAAATGGAGTAAACAGAGATTACCTTAGAACTAATGGGCTGGGTATCGTAGAGGAATCAAATGTGCCTGTCCATCTTCAGCTAAGTCAGCCACAGCAACAGAACTATGATACACAAGCAAGAGCTACAAAATTAGG CAGACTACAATTGCATTAG